From one Nitrosococcus halophilus Nc 4 genomic stretch:
- the aspS gene encoding aspartate--tRNA ligase: protein MRSHYCGDLSEAHIDQEVTLCGWVNRRRDHGGVIFIDLRDREGLIQLVFDPEDSLDNFRRAEQVRSEYVLQVKGRVRPRPEGTENPDLATGQVEVLAQELVLLNAAETPPFPVDEKLEVSEEIRLRYRYIDLRRPESLQRLRFRSEIIRQLRKFLDERGFLDIDTPVLTKSTPEGARDFLVPSRTHPGQFFALPQSPQLFKQLLMIAGVDRYYQMVRCFRDEDLRADRQPEFTQLDIETSFLHEDEFMGLMEEMIKELFATVLGVPLHTPFIRMPYAEALACFGLDKPDLRIPLRLVEVGDLMKTVEFKVFAEPAQDREGRVAALRLPGGGKLSRKEIDDYTKFVAIYGAKGLAYIKVVERSRGREGLQSPILKFLPDEVVGAIMDRTGAEDGDVIFFGADKASIVNEALGALRVKLGHDHGLVEHGWRPLWVIDFPMFEWDESSNRWNALHHPFTSPKEEDLPLLEQNPGACRSRAYDLVLNGTEVGGGSMRIFRSPVQSQVFRLLGIGDEEAKEKFGFLLDALKYGCPPHGGIAFGLDRLVMLMTGSASIREVIAFPKTQTAACPLTGAPGLVAEAQLRELGIRVRKSIPENG, encoded by the coding sequence ATGCGCAGCCACTATTGCGGCGACCTTTCTGAAGCCCATATTGATCAAGAAGTTACTCTTTGCGGTTGGGTAAACCGACGCCGAGATCATGGAGGCGTGATTTTTATTGACCTCCGTGATCGGGAGGGTTTAATCCAATTGGTCTTTGACCCGGAGGATTCTCTCGATAACTTTAGACGTGCTGAGCAGGTACGGAGTGAATATGTCCTCCAGGTCAAAGGCCGGGTGCGGCCGCGACCGGAGGGAACCGAAAATCCGGATCTAGCGACGGGTCAAGTTGAGGTATTGGCCCAGGAACTTGTTTTACTGAACGCTGCGGAAACGCCACCGTTTCCCGTTGATGAGAAGTTAGAGGTGAGCGAGGAAATCCGGCTGCGTTATCGTTATATTGACCTCCGGCGGCCGGAAAGTCTGCAACGTCTGCGATTCCGCTCTGAAATTATCCGGCAACTGCGCAAATTCTTGGATGAGCGTGGGTTTCTCGATATCGATACCCCCGTTCTGACCAAGTCGACTCCCGAGGGTGCCCGTGATTTTCTGGTTCCGAGCCGAACTCATCCCGGGCAATTTTTTGCTTTACCTCAGTCCCCCCAACTATTCAAACAGCTCCTCATGATTGCCGGGGTAGACCGTTACTATCAGATGGTGCGTTGTTTTCGCGATGAGGATCTACGAGCTGACCGTCAACCCGAGTTTACCCAACTGGACATAGAGACCTCATTCCTTCATGAGGATGAGTTTATGGGATTGATGGAAGAGATGATCAAGGAGCTGTTTGCCACGGTATTGGGAGTTCCTCTCCACACGCCATTTATCCGGATGCCTTACGCCGAGGCTTTGGCTTGCTTTGGTTTGGACAAGCCCGATTTGCGCATTCCCCTAAGGTTGGTGGAAGTGGGGGACTTGATGAAGACGGTGGAGTTTAAGGTCTTTGCGGAACCGGCCCAAGATCGGGAGGGGCGAGTCGCCGCGCTGCGATTGCCTGGCGGTGGCAAGCTCAGCCGTAAAGAAATCGATGACTACACTAAATTTGTAGCTATCTACGGTGCCAAGGGTTTGGCCTATATTAAGGTGGTTGAACGTAGCCGGGGGCGGGAGGGGTTGCAGTCCCCTATCCTTAAGTTCTTGCCTGACGAGGTGGTTGGCGCCATTATGGACCGCACTGGTGCCGAGGATGGAGATGTCATCTTCTTTGGCGCTGACAAAGCCTCTATCGTCAATGAAGCTCTCGGCGCTTTACGAGTGAAGCTTGGCCATGACCACGGCCTAGTGGAACATGGCTGGCGCCCTCTCTGGGTGATAGATTTTCCCATGTTCGAGTGGGATGAGAGCAGCAACCGCTGGAACGCTTTGCACCATCCTTTTACTTCCCCTAAAGAAGAAGATCTTCCCCTGCTAGAGCAAAATCCGGGTGCCTGCCGGTCCCGTGCCTATGATTTGGTGCTCAATGGTACTGAGGTGGGTGGTGGCTCCATGCGTATCTTTCGGTCCCCGGTCCAGAGTCAAGTTTTTCGTCTGCTAGGGATTGGGGATGAGGAGGCCAAGGAAAAATTCGGGTTTCTGTTGGATGCGCTAAAATATGGCTGCCCGCCCCATGGGGGGATTGCATTTGGGTTGGATCGTCTGGTGATGTTGATGACTGGCAGCGCTTCGATCCGAGAAGTTATCGCTTTTCCCAAGACCCAGACGGCGGCTTGTCCCCTTACAGGGGCCCCTGGCCTGGTTGCAGAAGCGCAATTGCGTGAACTTGGGATTCGAGTGCGCAAATCAATTCCAGAGAATGGGTAA
- a CDS encoding FmdB family zinc ribbon protein yields the protein MPIYEYRCQACGHEMELLQKIADEPLRDCPSCGEGQLRKLVSAVGFRLKGGGWYETDFKSGDKRNVVSSGDDSNSKGKESSGKAKDNQEGAPAAKPKPTIGNSPAATTD from the coding sequence ATGCCGATTTATGAATATCGTTGCCAGGCCTGTGGTCACGAAATGGAGTTGTTGCAAAAGATAGCCGATGAGCCATTACGGGACTGTCCCTCTTGTGGCGAAGGGCAATTACGTAAACTAGTGTCTGCCGTTGGCTTCCGACTCAAAGGTGGAGGGTGGTACGAAACCGATTTTAAAAGCGGTGACAAGCGAAACGTGGTCAGTTCTGGCGATGATTCTAATTCTAAGGGCAAGGAAAGTTCTGGAAAAGCCAAGGACAACCAGGAGGGAGCCCCTGCGGCTAAACCTAAACCGACTATAGGTAATTCCCCTGCTGCTACCACAGATTAG
- a CDS encoding DUF1614 domain-containing protein, translated as MPFSPLHLLLVFLLISFLIVFIQVGALTLAVEKLGLSPESAAILLFGSLFGSLINLPLFSITAQRPPESFQGKSRLSLLRPPQRPFHGKTIIAVNAGGCLIPLTFSLYLFQNSGLELSQALLGIAAVSTVSYLFSRPIPGMGIGMPIFIAPLSAALAAQLITPEYRAPLAYIAGTLGVLLGADIFRLKDVRRMGTPIASIGGAGTFDGIFITGIIAVLLA; from the coding sequence ATGCCTTTCTCACCTCTTCACCTTTTGCTTGTTTTTCTCCTCATCAGCTTTCTGATAGTCTTCATCCAAGTTGGGGCCTTGACCCTGGCCGTGGAAAAATTAGGCCTTTCCCCTGAGTCTGCAGCAATACTCTTGTTTGGATCTTTGTTTGGCAGTCTTATTAACCTGCCATTATTTTCCATCACCGCGCAACGTCCTCCCGAATCATTCCAGGGCAAATCCCGGTTGAGTCTACTGCGTCCACCACAAAGACCCTTCCATGGGAAAACAATAATTGCGGTTAATGCGGGAGGCTGCCTCATCCCCTTGACCTTCTCTCTCTATTTATTTCAAAACAGTGGCCTAGAGTTAAGTCAGGCGCTTCTAGGAATTGCCGCGGTCAGCACGGTGAGTTACCTTTTTAGTCGGCCCATACCGGGGATGGGAATCGGGATGCCTATCTTTATTGCTCCCCTCTCTGCGGCACTTGCCGCCCAGCTCATCACTCCTGAGTATCGGGCGCCTCTCGCTTATATTGCCGGGACCCTAGGGGTTTTACTCGGCGCAGATATTTTTCGTCTCAAGGATGTTCGCCGGATGGGCACGCCAATCGCTTCCATCGGCGGCGCCGGTACGTTTGACGGTATTTTCATCACCGGTATCATCGCCGTTCTGCTGGCCTAA